TAGGAAAATGGGGGCTTTTTTGAAAGCAATTTAGGAAATAGATTCATTATAACAATGTCACACAGCAAACTTCGCTTCAAATGGATAGTCTTTCAGTGTGTTTTTGTAACATTCATACTCAAGAGGATTTTTCACAGCTGTTCGCCCTAAAGCCATTTGATAAACAGGCTTTCCCTCGTATGCTTCTAACGTAGTTGCATCAAACAAGTACAAATGTTCCCCTTTCACATTCTGCTGAATAGCTTTTGTCCCATAGTATTTTCTTAAAAAGACATACCTTGATGAAAAAATTAACGTGCTCAATTCATCATCATAATACAACGATAACGGATTTAAGTGCTTTGCAACCAAGAGTTTATGAGGAGTGCGACGGTCGCAAGAAAGAAAAGTGAGCTGACCTTTCAAAAGCTGCAGTTTTGATTGAACTTTTGGAAGAGTCTTTTCCGTAATGCCATCTCTGGAATATCGCTCGATATAGCGAAAAATAATTTCGCTGTCAACTTCACCTGTTCTTGTGCAACCACACTCAGCAAACTGCTGCTCATCATTTTCAACCTGACCGTTGTGAATGCCAAGGATTGCACCCGTCACAATCGGATGATTGTTATGATGGCAAAGGACATCGCCTTTGGTAGGCCTCCGAGTATGACCTAAAATGACGACGGTATTGCTATCGATTTTTTCCAACAATTTTGCGTAGCGTTCGGAATCCACAAAATCTGAAGCCGATACAGGCTGCTTTTCAATGAAAGCTTCCCCATCTTTTTGAATTATAGCAACGCCTGTGGCTTCTTTACCACGCTCTTCATTTGCAAGTAAATTCTTTGTAAGAAGATTTCTAATTTCTGCAAGAGCGCTCTCATTTCTTTGACGGGGATATAATAACATCGAAGCAATTCCACACATAATAAAAACAGATAGTAGTTATGGAGTTTCGAAAAGCCTCTGCTGGGCTTCTCGCACCTTAATCGAACAAAACAAGAGCTACTGATACACTACCATTGTAGAGTCAGTGCAAATGATTTTTTTCTTTGTTTTTAAATCGGGCTTGCGTTAGTAACTCATGGAAGGTACGATGAAAAAATCAAACAAGTTTGATTTTTTTTATTTTGCTCGCTTTTTAAGTAACATTTCTGCCTGTTCTACAATTTCTTCCGGCGTAATCATATTCAAACAATAAGGCCGCTTAAAATCTTTTGTTTGAGTAGATTCTTCAACCATGCAATGGTTTTCACGACAGGGTGCGCACGGCAAAGCCACCTTTAGAACTTTCGCATTCGGATTTTGATAAGGGCCAAACTCAATGCTGTCTGTGGCACCGAAAAGAACAATGTGATTGAGTTTTAAAGCAGAGGCCATATGAGAAACGCCACTGTCATTTGAAATGAGAAGTGCTGATTGCTTAAGCAATTGTGTGGATTCAAGCAGGGTTAAATCACCGCATAAATTAATGATGTTTTTACCATCACAGAGAGCCATCTTATCAACATAATCACGCTCCCCTTTTGAACCGATCATTACAAATCTGCGCTTAGGATTATTTTCTCTAAGTAACCTTATGGTTTGAACAAACTTTTCCGGAGGCGCTGTTTTTATTGCTGCGTCAGGTTTGACACCACCACCTGCAGAAGGCGCAATCGCAATAAATTCATGCTCATCACACCATCCCAGCGATTGAAAGATTTCATCTATTCTATTTTTTTCAACGTCGGAAAGAAAAATTTCTAATCCGGTCGTTTCTGCCTGCACATTATAATTTGGATGAAGCCGTCGCAACATTTCCAAGTAAAGCTGCGCCACATGCCGTTTTCTTGGAATTTCTTTCAGATCGATATACACATAATCACTTAGCATAAAATTGCTTAGCCCTATCACCCCGTATGCAACGGTATCAAATCCGATTTTATAGGTATTCCTGAAGAGAAGAAGCGCTGCTTTGTAAATCAGTTGTGTTGTTGGACTGAAAACGATATCATAATTTTTTTTTGCAAGCTCAGAAAAAAATGACAGCCTTTTTTTGAGCAAATCCATTTTGCTTCCAAAAATCAATTCATTGCTAACTTGATAAACACGATCGATATTTGAATTGTGTGCTAAAATGCTACTTGCCCAATCAACCACAACATATTCTATCGTGGCTTTAGGGTATAACTTTCTTAATTGTTTTAAAAATGGGGTAATTAAAATGACGTCGCCTATTGCAGCTTCTCTAATCACGAGAATCTTTTTTGGCTCATCTGGCGGATTGGTGTTTGTAAAAAACAGCCTAAGAAACTTCCAAATCATTCATCTAAAAACTGCATTAAAATAAGGCAACTTTCGTATTTCTGCGATCACCAAAAAAACGACATCAACTTGTAAAAGTCATAGTCCCTTTTTGATTATCCCAACGCAATTCGCGAAATTCTTGGATTTTTTTAATCCGTTTTTCAATATCGCCTGGCGATAGCAAAAGCTCTTTTGCAACATGACTTTCCCAGTGTTGTTGAGATAATTGTTTTGTCCATTCACACAGTTCAATCCCTAACATAAGCCGACGCTCTACTTTTTCAAAATCAAAATCCATCAGCTTGACTTTTTGATGCAAGCGCTGCTCTATTGTTGGCCAATCATAACCAGCACAACGCATTAACGAAATAGGTTGATCAGCCAATGCTTGTAGCACTTCAAATGCCTGATTATGATTAAACCGTTGAAACAATGATTGAAGAAGCTCTAACAGTTCATTAGCCCCGTTTCGTAATTCAGAAACCACCTCGTCCGAAACACCTGAAGTATCACTCGTGGCCAAGTCACCATCATTATTGCTTAATAGGTTTAATATTTCCTGCTTTCTTCTCCATTGCTTTATCTTTCCAACATGGATCACCCCAAATTGGCTTAAGTTCACCGCCTTAAGTAACAATGCTAAAAAAAGAAAACTAAATGCAGTAACAGCAGATGCAGAAAGTGTTGCATCTGGGAATCTATATTCAAGATGAAGCGGCAAAATGGAACCTGATTCTACAAAACCGAGATGCTGTATGTTAAAAAAGTTTTGATGCTCAGGAACAATTTTACTTTTTTTAAGCTGCTCATAAATATCTTTCATCGTCATCGTTGCTGGCGAGTGTCTCACCATTTCAAGATGACTGTTGTGATTTCTACGGCGGCATAACGCCTCGCGCTTATCACCTGTACTTGTTAAATACTTTAATTCAGGAGC
Above is a window of Chloroherpeton thalassium ATCC 35110 DNA encoding:
- a CDS encoding class II glutamine amidotransferase, giving the protein MLLYPRQRNESALAEIRNLLTKNLLANEERGKEATGVAIIQKDGEAFIEKQPVSASDFVDSERYAKLLEKIDSNTVVILGHTRRPTKGDVLCHHNNHPIVTGAILGIHNGQVENDEQQFAECGCTRTGEVDSEIIFRYIERYSRDGITEKTLPKVQSKLQLLKGQLTFLSCDRRTPHKLLVAKHLNPLSLYYDDELSTLIFSSRYVFLRKYYGTKAIQQNVKGEHLYLFDATTLEAYEGKPVYQMALGRTAVKNPLEYECYKNTLKDYPFEAKFAV
- a CDS encoding glycosyltransferase family 9 protein encodes the protein MIWKFLRLFFTNTNPPDEPKKILVIREAAIGDVILITPFLKQLRKLYPKATIEYVVVDWASSILAHNSNIDRVYQVSNELIFGSKMDLLKKRLSFFSELAKKNYDIVFSPTTQLIYKAALLLFRNTYKIGFDTVAYGVIGLSNFMLSDYVYIDLKEIPRKRHVAQLYLEMLRRLHPNYNVQAETTGLEIFLSDVEKNRIDEIFQSLGWCDEHEFIAIAPSAGGGVKPDAAIKTAPPEKFVQTIRLLRENNPKRRFVMIGSKGERDYVDKMALCDGKNIINLCGDLTLLESTQLLKQSALLISNDSGVSHMASALKLNHIVLFGATDSIEFGPYQNPNAKVLKVALPCAPCRENHCMVEESTQTKDFKRPYCLNMITPEEIVEQAEMLLKKRAK